One window of Streptococcus troglodytae genomic DNA carries:
- a CDS encoding ABC transporter ATP-binding protein — MILKTQGLTKTYGQHIAVNHINLEIAKGSFTAILGPNGAGKSSTIQMLIGLLQPDSGSVHYAQEIKIGVVFQNSVLDEMLTVKENLQIRARQYKEVAPEKVEELIEQLGLTNFSHQQYGSLSGGQKRRVDIARALLNNPDILFLDEPTTGLDIQTREAIWDLLNLLQEKQKMTVVLTTHYLDEADSADQVYIVDHGHIIAEGTADHIKKKYAKNILKLQAGNVDPLLDYLRDDSLIEKVNEGEIILKPETAQSALDIINDCRDLIDNFEFRSGTMDDAFIALTGREVR, encoded by the coding sequence TGCTGTCAACCATATTAACTTAGAAATTGCAAAAGGAAGTTTTACGGCTATCCTTGGTCCTAACGGTGCTGGTAAATCCTCTACCATTCAAATGCTGATTGGGTTATTACAGCCTGATTCAGGGAGTGTTCATTATGCTCAAGAAATTAAAATCGGTGTTGTTTTCCAAAACAGTGTCTTAGATGAAATGTTAACGGTTAAGGAAAATTTACAAATTCGTGCCCGTCAGTATAAAGAAGTTGCTCCCGAGAAAGTTGAAGAGCTGATTGAACAATTGGGTCTGACCAATTTTAGTCATCAACAGTATGGCAGTTTGTCAGGAGGACAAAAACGGCGTGTTGATATCGCGCGTGCTCTGCTAAATAATCCAGACATTCTCTTTTTGGATGAGCCGACAACAGGTCTTGATATTCAAACGAGAGAAGCTATTTGGGACTTGCTGAATTTGCTTCAAGAAAAACAAAAAATGACGGTTGTTCTGACAACACATTATCTGGATGAAGCAGACAGTGCTGATCAGGTTTATATTGTTGATCACGGTCACATTATTGCTGAGGGAACAGCTGATCACATCAAGAAAAAATATGCTAAAAATATTCTCAAGCTACAAGCAGGAAATGTTGATCCTTTGCTTGATTATCTAAGAGATGATTCCTTGATTGAAAAGGTCAATGAAGGAGAAATCATTTTAAAACCTGAAACAGCTCAATCGGCTTTAGATATTATTAATGATTGTCGTGATTTGATTGATAATTTTGAATTTCGCTCTGGCACAATGGATGATGCTTTTATAGCCTTAACTGGACGGGAGGTACGTTAA